A stretch of Fundicoccus culcitae DNA encodes these proteins:
- a CDS encoding metal ABC transporter permease → MIQILFVLIAVSVATSLIGSLLLLRESLMVADAISHTILLGIVLAYIFTRDLSSPWLIFGAAAFGLFTVITIEGLNQTGQIENDASIGLVFPFFFSIAVVIISKYFSDVHLDIDMVLLGQVELSPLKRTEFLGIQIPTALLQGIMISLVNLLFILIFYKPLKIRLFDPIYAQSIGIKVKWLDLIMMSLVSLTAVTSFESVGSKLVIALMAAPAMTARLLTRHFASFIALSVVFALLNSVLGYYLGVNFNTSISAMVAVTSFVVFLIVLLVTKMPKLHKQI, encoded by the coding sequence ATGATCCAAATCTTATTTGTTTTGATAGCCGTTTCAGTTGCTACCAGTTTAATAGGTAGCTTATTACTATTAAGGGAAAGCTTAATGGTTGCTGATGCAATTTCACATACCATATTATTAGGTATCGTTCTTGCCTATATATTCACGCGCGACCTATCTTCACCTTGGTTAATTTTTGGTGCTGCTGCATTTGGACTTTTTACCGTTATTACTATTGAAGGCTTAAACCAAACGGGACAAATTGAAAATGATGCGTCGATTGGGCTTGTTTTCCCTTTTTTCTTTTCCATCGCTGTCGTCATTATTTCCAAATATTTTTCTGATGTGCATTTAGATATTGACATGGTTCTGTTAGGTCAAGTAGAATTATCCCCTTTAAAGAGAACGGAATTTCTAGGCATACAAATACCCACGGCCCTTTTGCAGGGCATAATGATATCGTTGGTCAATTTACTGTTTATTCTCATCTTTTACAAACCATTAAAAATTCGTCTATTTGATCCTATTTATGCTCAGTCCATTGGAATCAAAGTAAAATGGCTTGATCTTATAATGATGAGTCTTGTATCTTTAACAGCAGTCACTTCTTTTGAAAGCGTCGGTTCTAAATTAGTTATTGCTTTAATGGCAGCACCAGCAATGACAGCAAGATTATTGACAAGACACTTTGCAAGTTTCATCGCTTTATCTGTGGTGTTTGCCCTGCTTAATTCCGTCCTTGGCTATTATTTAGGAGTTAACTTTAACACTTCAATTTCGGCAATGGTAGCCGTAACCTCTTTTGTCGTCTTTTTAATCGTTTTGCTTGTGACAAAAATGCCTAAGTTACACAAACAAATATGA
- a CDS encoding cytochrome b5 domain-containing protein, giving the protein MLATLKVVGRHVDYVFSAEELATFNGQDGNPAYIAVDGTVYDVTNFAAWEGGEHQGKVTAGTDATDIFNDESPHDTAFLEALPVAGKFE; this is encoded by the coding sequence TTGTTAGCGACTTTAAAAGTCGTTGGTCGTCACGTTGATTATGTATTCTCAGCTGAAGAATTGGCTACTTTTAATGGACAAGATGGTAATCCAGCATATATTGCGGTTGATGGCACTGTCTATGATGTAACGAATTTCGCTGCTTGGGAAGGTGGCGAACATCAAGGGAAGGTGACAGCCGGAACGGATGCAACAGACATCTTTAACGATGAATCACCACATGACACAGCCTTTTTAGAAGCTTTACCTGTTGCAGGTAAGTTTGAGTAG
- a CDS encoding MetQ/NlpA family ABC transporter substrate-binding protein: protein MKKFIKNIFVVIVALFSLIVVSNGTVQAQDTVDVKIGLTGSDSKVWNYIKEEAAKEGINLELLYFDSYPLPNRALAEKEIDINAFQHHIYLEKEIEEFDYDITVIGETVFAPLAFYSEKITDLSEVKDGDIVAIPDDTTNGGRALKLLETHGFIEIDPAAELTPTINDITNYLVDIEIIELAATNIPATLPDVTFAAVNSGVASNAGFTVDQALEIEEATAGENPYINVIVVRTEDKDNEVYNRLVELYQTDEVKEIIAEESNGTSVPAWE, encoded by the coding sequence ATGAAAAAATTTATTAAAAATATCTTTGTTGTTATCGTAGCTCTATTTTCTCTTATTGTCGTGTCGAATGGGACTGTTCAAGCACAAGATACTGTTGATGTTAAAATTGGGTTAACGGGTTCAGACTCCAAAGTATGGAATTATATTAAAGAAGAAGCTGCCAAGGAAGGAATTAATTTAGAATTACTTTATTTTGATAGTTACCCTCTACCTAACCGGGCTTTAGCCGAAAAGGAAATTGATATTAATGCTTTCCAGCATCATATTTATTTAGAAAAAGAAATTGAAGAGTTTGATTATGATATCACTGTCATTGGTGAAACTGTATTTGCTCCTTTGGCTTTCTATTCTGAAAAAATAACCGATTTATCCGAAGTAAAAGATGGCGATATTGTAGCTATACCTGATGATACGACGAATGGAGGTCGTGCCTTAAAATTATTAGAAACACATGGTTTCATTGAAATTGATCCAGCGGCTGAATTAACACCAACCATTAATGATATCACGAACTATTTGGTTGACATTGAAATTATTGAATTAGCAGCAACGAATATTCCAGCGACACTACCAGATGTCACTTTTGCGGCAGTCAATTCAGGTGTAGCATCTAATGCAGGTTTTACAGTTGATCAAGCACTAGAAATTGAAGAAGCAACAGCCGGTGAAAATCCTTATATCAATGTCATTGTTGTAAGAACAGAAGATAAAGATAACGAAGTTTACAACCGTTTAGTTGAATTATATCAAACGGATGAAGTTAAAGAGATAATTGCAGAGGAATCAAATGGAACATCTGTTCCAGCATGGGAATAA
- a CDS encoding methionine ABC transporter permease, with the protein MQTILEPWAPNLVTFWDEFIKSIIETIQMFSLSGIISFVLGLLLGVIFVITKPNGITPNRLINTTIDVFVNVFRSIPFIILIAFMIPVTRMIAGTSIGVKGAIFPLVLGCVPFFTRQIDLALSSIDPGLIEAAKAMGVSNLGIIFRIYLPESIPAIARSTTITAISLLGLTAMGGAVGAGGIGSFVLRYGYQRYYNDIMIVCILLILFFVLIIQLIGDIVIEKTTH; encoded by the coding sequence ATGCAGACAATCTTAGAACCGTGGGCGCCTAATTTAGTTACCTTTTGGGATGAATTTATTAAAAGTATTATTGAGACCATACAAATGTTTAGTCTATCAGGCATAATCTCATTTGTATTAGGTTTACTACTAGGTGTCATATTCGTCATCACTAAGCCGAATGGAATAACCCCCAACCGCTTAATAAATACAACCATCGATGTGTTTGTTAATGTTTTTCGTTCGATACCATTTATTATTTTAATTGCTTTTATGATTCCTGTAACACGGATGATTGCTGGAACTTCAATCGGTGTCAAAGGGGCCATTTTCCCATTGGTTCTTGGATGTGTACCCTTTTTTACCCGCCAAATTGATTTAGCCTTATCATCTATAGATCCAGGTTTAATTGAAGCAGCCAAAGCAATGGGTGTCTCTAACTTAGGTATTATCTTTAGAATCTATCTACCTGAATCGATTCCAGCCATTGCTCGTTCTACCACGATTACAGCCATTAGTTTATTAGGATTGACTGCTATGGGAGGGGCGGTAGGTGCTGGAGGCATTGGTTCATTTGTTTTGCGTTATGGTTATCAACGATACTATAACGACATAATGATTGTATGTATTTTGTTAATTTTATTTTTTGTTTTAATTATTCAGTTAATTGGCGATATCGTTATTGAAAAAACAACACATTAA
- a CDS encoding methionine ABC transporter ATP-binding protein gives MIELINVNKTFSTKQGIVHAVQNVNLTIETGDIYGIIGYSGAGKSTLVRCINLLERPESGEVKIDGEDLMLYPDKQLRQKRHKIGMIFQHFNLLSARTVFENVAFPLQYQQFSKSEIREKVESLLELVGLADKANAYPSQLSGGQKQRVAIARALANDPTILLCDEATSALDPQTTQSILTLLKDLNKKLQLTIVIITHEMHVVKSICNKVAIMDKGHVVEKGSVLNVFVQPQQEITKDFINSVNNMSKIDDLLAENSNIVKLEDNQRLIRFDFYGQNTKEALIAEASLQFGIKASIIFADVDIVQETIIGSLVVIIEGDIHKQRQALEFLSNQQIRVEVLKNADNLRTVGA, from the coding sequence ATGATTGAATTAATAAATGTTAATAAGACTTTTTCGACCAAGCAAGGCATCGTTCATGCCGTTCAAAATGTCAATTTAACCATTGAAACAGGCGATATTTATGGGATTATTGGATATAGCGGGGCGGGCAAAAGCACTTTAGTGCGATGCATTAATTTGCTTGAACGACCTGAAAGTGGCGAAGTGAAAATTGATGGTGAGGATTTGATGTTATATCCGGACAAGCAATTACGCCAAAAACGTCATAAAATAGGCATGATCTTCCAGCATTTTAATTTATTAAGTGCACGAACCGTGTTTGAAAATGTCGCTTTCCCCTTACAATATCAACAATTTTCTAAATCTGAAATTCGTGAAAAAGTGGAGTCTTTGCTAGAATTAGTTGGTTTAGCGGATAAAGCCAATGCCTATCCCTCACAGTTATCAGGCGGGCAAAAGCAACGGGTTGCTATAGCACGCGCTTTAGCCAATGATCCTACTATTTTACTATGTGACGAAGCTACTTCAGCCTTAGATCCTCAAACAACGCAATCTATTTTAACGTTATTGAAAGATTTAAACAAAAAGCTACAATTAACCATCGTTATTATCACGCATGAAATGCATGTGGTGAAGTCCATTTGTAATAAAGTTGCGATTATGGACAAGGGTCATGTAGTGGAAAAAGGTTCGGTACTTAATGTGTTTGTCCAACCTCAACAAGAAATTACCAAAGATTTTATTAATAGCGTGAATAATATGTCTAAAATTGATGATTTATTAGCAGAAAATTCCAATATTGTTAAGCTTGAAGATAATCAACGTCTCATTCGCTTTGATTTTTATGGTCAAAATACCAAAGAGGCACTAATTGCTGAAGCTTCTCTTCAATTTGGGATTAAAGCCAGTATTATTTTTGCGGATGTCGATATCGTTCAAGAAACAATTATTGGGAGTTTAGTCGTTATTATTGAGGGTGATATTCATAAGCAACGACAAGCGTTGGAGTTTTTATCTAATCAACAAATTAGAGTGGAGGTATTGAAGAATGCAGACAATCTTAGAACCGTGGGCGCCTAA
- a CDS encoding M20 family metallopeptidase: protein MGHYEKIENTVAEKLDKYQELALAIHAKPEVSNYEFFACETLSNQLKDEGFDVTVDVAGHRTGFDARYKSDKEGPTIVFLAEYDALPGIGHACGHNLFGTTSSLAAVALKNVIDDIGGEVRVYGTPGEEGGENGSAKGSFVREGFLNDVDAALCVHPGYQHGLTGLSLANDPVDVEFFGKASHASGAPEKGINALDAVISVYNNVNALREHLTDDVRIHGVITHGGDVANVVPDHASARFYLRAATRTTLNDVYQKFENIVKAAALATGATYKFGLFQNSVDNTIPTPSFDAIYAKHLKAYGFEVAANKLEKGAGSTDVGNISQVVPTIQPHISISDDYIAGHSIEFKEAAKSEKGLASIQLGANILAKTAYDLIVDQTLLNSIKTEHQAQLEKQAAGE, encoded by the coding sequence ATGGGTCATTATGAAAAAATAGAAAATACGGTTGCTGAAAAATTAGACAAATATCAAGAATTGGCTTTAGCCATCCACGCTAAACCAGAAGTGAGTAATTATGAATTTTTCGCGTGTGAAACTTTATCTAATCAATTAAAAGACGAAGGTTTTGATGTGACGGTGGATGTTGCAGGACACCGTACAGGATTTGATGCGCGCTATAAAAGTGATAAAGAAGGACCGACGATTGTTTTCTTAGCTGAATACGATGCTTTGCCTGGAATTGGCCATGCTTGCGGGCATAATTTATTTGGTACTACGTCTTCTCTAGCTGCTGTTGCTTTAAAAAATGTCATTGACGACATTGGTGGCGAAGTTCGCGTCTACGGAACACCAGGTGAAGAAGGTGGGGAGAACGGCAGTGCGAAAGGGAGTTTTGTTCGAGAAGGCTTTCTAAATGATGTGGATGCTGCCTTATGTGTTCATCCTGGATATCAACATGGTTTAACTGGTTTGTCGTTAGCTAATGATCCAGTGGATGTGGAGTTCTTCGGAAAAGCTTCACACGCTTCAGGCGCACCTGAAAAAGGCATTAACGCTTTAGATGCAGTCATTTCGGTTTACAATAATGTGAATGCTTTACGCGAACATTTAACCGATGATGTACGCATCCATGGGGTGATAACGCATGGGGGTGACGTCGCTAATGTGGTTCCAGATCATGCCAGTGCTCGATTTTACTTACGGGCAGCGACACGGACCACTTTAAATGATGTCTATCAAAAATTTGAAAATATTGTAAAAGCAGCTGCTTTAGCAACAGGCGCGACTTACAAATTTGGTTTGTTCCAAAACAGTGTGGATAACACAATTCCAACACCAAGTTTTGATGCAATCTATGCTAAACATTTGAAAGCATATGGTTTTGAAGTTGCAGCAAATAAATTAGAAAAAGGAGCCGGTTCAACAGACGTTGGTAATATTAGTCAAGTTGTTCCAACCATCCAGCCGCATATTTCTATCTCAGATGACTATATTGCCGGTCATAGTATTGAATTTAAAGAAGCAGCTAAAAGCGAAAAAGGCTTAGCTTCAATCCAATTAGGCGCAAATATATTAGCTAAAACGGCTTATGATTTAATCGTTGATCAGACTTTATTAAATTCAATTAAAACAGAACATCAAGCACAATTAGAAAAACAAGCTGCAGGTGAATAG
- a CDS encoding thermonuclease family protein — protein sequence MAKRNTTNSLEQLFASLKGNKRNSLLIVILLIAGFLGIFDLDGIFGDNNTTSNDLTVVETSAFNGSNFEVLPKEMLVPVDFVSARDGDTIVVELNNHRINVRYLIIDTPEMNYDTHQPDPFAEEAKEANINYLTQADQVYLEFDVGPYTDNYDRALAYVYADEIFVNEALVEEGLATVRYLNPPNVSREQALREAERNAQDQQLNIWE from the coding sequence GTGGCTAAGAGAAATACTACAAATAGTTTAGAGCAACTATTTGCGTCGTTAAAAGGAAATAAACGCAATAGTCTATTAATTGTCATTCTTTTAATCGCTGGTTTTTTAGGCATTTTTGATTTGGATGGTATTTTTGGAGATAATAATACGACGTCAAATGACCTCACAGTTGTAGAAACAAGTGCCTTTAATGGTTCCAACTTCGAGGTATTACCTAAAGAAATGTTAGTCCCCGTTGATTTTGTTTCAGCCAGAGATGGTGATACCATTGTGGTGGAGCTTAATAATCATCGTATCAACGTGCGTTATTTGATTATTGATACACCTGAGATGAATTATGACACCCATCAACCTGATCCCTTTGCGGAAGAAGCAAAAGAAGCGAATATCAATTATTTAACACAAGCTGATCAAGTCTATCTTGAATTTGATGTAGGTCCTTATACCGATAATTATGATCGTGCCTTAGCCTATGTTTATGCTGATGAAATTTTTGTAAATGAAGCCTTGGTTGAAGAAGGGTTAGCAACTGTGCGCTACTTAAATCCACCGAATGTTTCGCGAGAACAAGCGTTAAGAGAAGCAGAAAGAAACGCACAAGACCAGCAGTTAAATATTTGGGAATGA
- a CDS encoding PH domain-containing protein produces the protein MSLFDRLTGQAGKVDNQQAEKMVERLLVSNEEIVSTYKLVRDLVIFTNKRLILVDIQGATGTKKQIQNIPYKSISHFVIETAGVNDLDSEIELYISSASEPVVKLEMGRNKDHVYNIGKLLAEEILN, from the coding sequence ATGTCATTATTTGATCGTCTAACAGGTCAAGCAGGGAAAGTTGATAATCAGCAAGCAGAAAAAATGGTTGAACGATTGTTAGTTTCAAATGAGGAGATTGTTAGTACTTATAAATTGGTCCGTGACTTGGTCATTTTCACTAATAAACGACTCATTCTAGTTGATATTCAAGGGGCGACTGGGACTAAAAAACAAATTCAAAACATTCCTTATAAATCCATCAGTCATTTTGTTATTGAGACTGCTGGAGTGAACGATTTGGATTCAGAAATTGAATTGTATATTTCTAGTGCTAGTGAACCTGTTGTTAAATTAGAAATGGGACGTAACAAGGATCATGTGTATAATATTGGTAAATTGTTAGCTGAAGAGATATTGAATTAG